The following coding sequences lie in one Anomaloglossus baeobatrachus isolate aAnoBae1 chromosome 7, aAnoBae1.hap1, whole genome shotgun sequence genomic window:
- the SOX8 gene encoding transcription factor SOX-8, whose amino-acid sequence MLNMSSEQDQAPEAPCSPAGTASSMSHVSDSDSDSPLSPAGSDSHRPGGINKNDPEGPMDERFPACIREAVSQVLKGYDWSLVPMPVRGSGSLKAKPHVKRPMNAFMVWAQAARRKLADQYPHLHNAELSKTLGKLWRLLSESEKRPFVEEAERLRVQHKKDHPDYKYQPRRRKSVKAGQSDSDSGAELGHHPGSQMYKSDSGMGDGHLHGEHAGQNHGPPTPPTTPKTDLHHGGKQELKHEGRRLMDNGRQNIDFSNVDINELSSEVINNIETFDVHEFDQYLPLNGHGALSADHGQNPTGPPYAAPYAHPASTPQASVWSHKSPSNSTSSSESGQQRPHIKTEQLSPSHYSDQSHGSPTHSDYNSYSSQACATTVSTSTLPSPFSSSQCDYTDLPSSNYYSPYSSYPSSLYQYPYFHSSRRPYATPILNSLSIPPSHSPNSNWDQPVYTTLTRP is encoded by the exons ATGTTGAACATGAGTTCTGAGCAGGACCAGGCTCCTGAGGCGCCCTGCAGCCCCGCGGGCACCGCCAGCTCCATGTCACAcgtctccgactccgactccgactctccGTTGTCCCCGGCTGGATCCGATTCCCACAGACCTGGGGGCATCAACAAGAACGACCCCGAGGGGCCCATGGATGAGCGGTTCCCAGCCTGTATCCGGGAGGCAGTGTCCCAGGTGCTGAAAGGATATGACTGGAGCTTGGTGCCCATGCCGGTCCGGGGATCTGGATCCCTCAAAGCCAAACCCCATGTCAAGAGACCGATGAATGCGTTTATGGTTTGGGCACAAGCAGCTAGAAGGAAGTTGGCCGACCAGTACCCGCATCTCCACAACGCCGAGCTCAGCAAGACCCTGGGCAAACTCTGGCG TTTACTAAGCGAAAGCGAGAAGCGTCCCTTTGTAGAGGAGGCCGAGCGGCTCAGAGTGCAACACAAGAAGGATCACCCAGATTATAAATATCAGCCACGCCGGAGGAAGAGCGTCAAAGCCGGGCAAAGCGACTCCGATTCTGGGGCTGAATTGGGCCACCACCCTGGTTCCCAAATGTACAAGTCCGACTCTGGAATGGGAGACGGTCATCTTCATGGAGAACATGCAG GTCAAAATCATGGACCTCCAACGCCACCAACTACCCCCAAAACTGACCTACACCATGGTGGAAAACAAGAGCTGAAACATGAAGGCCGGAGGTTGATGGACAACGGACGTCAGAACATTGACTTCAGTAATGTGGACATTAACGAGTTGAGCAGTGAGGTCATCAACAACATTGAGACCTTCGATGTCCATGAATTTGACCAGTACTTGCCTCTTAATGGCCATGGGGCTCTTTCAGCCGACCATGGGCAGAATCCTACTGGACCGCCTTACGCTGCACCGTATGCCCACCCAGCCAGTACCCCACAGGCATCTGTTTGGTCCCATAAAAGTCCTTCAAATTCAACCTCATCTTCCGAGTCTGGTCAACAAAGACCTCACATCAAGACGGAGCAGTTGAGTCCCAGTCATTACAGTGACCAATCTCATGGATCTCCTACTCATTCTGACTACAACTCCTACAGTTCCCAGGCTTGTGCCACCACTGTGTCGACTTCCACATTACCCAGTCCTTTCTCCAGCTCCCAATGTGACTACACAGACCTCCCAAGTTCCAATTACTATAGCCCTTACTCCAGttacccctccagtttgtaccagtATCCTTACTTCCATTCCTCTCGGCGCCCTTACGCCACTCCAATCCTCAACAGCTTGTCCATTCCTCCTTCCCACAGTCCCAACTCCAACTGGGATCAGCCAGTCTACACAACCCTAACAAGGCCTTAA